A region from the Aeromicrobium choanae genome encodes:
- a CDS encoding SCO7613 C-terminal domain-containing membrane protein, with product MTYADPHACPACRGMISDAMTCPRCGFDLRSVEAQRLWGLFVEADRLVAQGRARQQVAATTPAAAPAGSTAGAAPLPTAPMATPTPTPARTWSTGSILLGLGAVCLVVAGIIFATVAWGSLGVLGRAAILLAVTALVAVAARWATRRGLDNTAEALWAVFLGFVTVDLLAAVAEGLFGLGWSDFALVSVVWTAVLAAAGVAIVRWGEAPLGRRLVTPQLAAGFAPFVSAPAVMVRLGELGEGDDHWFWAAAVALVLPLAVAAVAHRTRLQWMLWPSAVLVLLFAVALVALAIDASQAGSPVLRPSEALPTVALAALAAAGAVVLPRLRVWLTAFAVSAVLYLVGVAVQGGAWSADVATSAAGLAAVAVVVALLAWLVVREDAWSLGARWAAVAGGTAALLWCGAVAFSNVERAEQAGWFSSPSDVWVRPDQLDITEGWWVLAVAVPLIAAWLATARWPSPTLAPPEWRVPVALVAAGAAVVTAVSASTLPFLVHAVALVAVGAALAVALRSARWEFSIVPVAVVALAMVVVPLGGPVTAWAWGIAAAGALVCAVVGLEEPPGPRRAISAAAAGLTAFAIVATVAQVADLADVAPGAWGLIVVGVAAGLLLLTLALDELPWHRTAVEVVVAATLLVTVVREGDDLALVSLLLTIGAVASAVVGLLDDDRIHLRWVAAGLTGAAWVARLAASDVETVEAYTAPFAVAVLAAGWWHLRSDPTSRTWSALAPGLLLTFLPSLPQALEDPTSLRALLLGLVAAASLATGLVLRWGAPVIAGAAVLLVLVLANVGPTALGLQRWILIAIAGLILLVVGTTWEKRVAEGRALLVRIAALR from the coding sequence GTGACGTACGCCGACCCCCACGCCTGTCCCGCCTGCCGGGGGATGATCAGCGACGCGATGACCTGTCCCCGCTGCGGGTTCGACCTCCGCTCTGTCGAGGCGCAGCGGCTGTGGGGGCTGTTCGTCGAGGCTGACCGGCTCGTGGCGCAGGGACGCGCGCGCCAGCAGGTCGCCGCGACGACGCCCGCTGCCGCTCCGGCGGGCTCCACGGCAGGTGCGGCGCCGCTCCCGACCGCCCCGATGGCGACGCCGACGCCGACGCCGGCTCGCACGTGGTCGACGGGCTCGATCCTGCTCGGCCTCGGCGCCGTGTGCCTGGTCGTCGCGGGCATCATCTTCGCGACCGTGGCCTGGGGCTCCCTCGGTGTCCTCGGAAGAGCCGCCATCCTGCTGGCGGTCACCGCGCTCGTCGCCGTCGCCGCCCGCTGGGCCACCCGCCGCGGGCTCGACAACACCGCCGAGGCCCTCTGGGCCGTCTTCCTCGGCTTCGTCACGGTCGACCTCCTGGCCGCCGTCGCCGAGGGACTCTTCGGGCTCGGCTGGTCCGACTTCGCCCTCGTCTCGGTGGTGTGGACCGCGGTGCTCGCCGCCGCGGGAGTGGCGATCGTCCGCTGGGGCGAGGCGCCGCTGGGTCGTCGCCTCGTCACCCCGCAGCTGGCGGCGGGCTTCGCGCCGTTCGTCAGCGCCCCGGCCGTGATGGTGAGGCTGGGGGAGCTGGGGGAGGGCGACGACCACTGGTTCTGGGCCGCCGCCGTGGCCCTCGTGCTGCCCCTCGCCGTGGCCGCCGTCGCCCATCGCACGCGCCTGCAGTGGATGCTGTGGCCCAGCGCGGTGCTCGTACTGCTCTTCGCGGTCGCGCTCGTGGCCCTCGCGATCGACGCGTCGCAGGCCGGGTCCCCGGTCCTGCGGCCGTCCGAGGCGCTGCCGACCGTCGCGCTGGCCGCCCTCGCCGCAGCCGGGGCCGTCGTGCTGCCCCGTCTTCGCGTCTGGCTCACCGCGTTCGCGGTGTCCGCCGTGCTCTACCTCGTGGGCGTCGCGGTCCAGGGCGGGGCGTGGAGCGCCGACGTCGCCACGTCGGCTGCGGGCCTGGCCGCCGTCGCGGTGGTCGTGGCCCTGCTCGCGTGGCTCGTCGTCCGTGAGGACGCCTGGTCCCTGGGCGCCCGGTGGGCCGCGGTCGCCGGTGGCACCGCCGCGCTGCTCTGGTGCGGTGCGGTGGCGTTCTCCAACGTCGAGCGCGCCGAGCAGGCCGGCTGGTTCTCCTCGCCCTCCGACGTGTGGGTGCGCCCCGACCAGCTCGACATCACCGAGGGGTGGTGGGTGCTGGCGGTCGCCGTGCCCCTGATCGCCGCATGGCTCGCCACGGCACGCTGGCCGTCCCCGACGCTCGCTCCGCCGGAGTGGCGGGTCCCGGTCGCCCTCGTCGCGGCCGGCGCCGCCGTGGTCACGGCGGTCAGCGCGTCGACCCTGCCGTTCCTCGTGCACGCCGTCGCGCTGGTCGCGGTCGGCGCCGCGCTGGCGGTGGCCCTGCGCAGCGCTCGCTGGGAGTTCTCGATCGTGCCCGTCGCCGTCGTCGCGCTCGCGATGGTCGTCGTGCCGCTGGGCGGCCCGGTCACCGCCTGGGCGTGGGGCATCGCCGCTGCCGGTGCTCTCGTGTGTGCCGTCGTGGGTCTCGAGGAGCCTCCGGGTCCCCGCCGGGCGATCTCGGCCGCCGCCGCCGGGCTCACCGCGTTCGCGATCGTGGCCACGGTCGCTCAGGTCGCCGACCTCGCCGACGTCGCCCCCGGCGCGTGGGGGCTGATCGTCGTGGGGGTCGCGGCGGGACTGCTGCTGTTGACGCTCGCGCTCGACGAGCTGCCTTGGCACCGTACGGCCGTGGAGGTCGTGGTCGCCGCGACGCTGCTCGTCACGGTGGTGCGCGAGGGCGACGACCTGGCCCTGGTCTCCCTGCTGCTCACGATCGGTGCGGTCGCCTCGGCCGTGGTGGGCCTGCTCGACGACGACCGGATCCACCTGCGCTGGGTCGCCGCCGGACTCACCGGCGCCGCCTGGGTGGCGCGACTGGCCGCCAGCGACGTGGAGACCGTCGAGGCGTACACGGCGCCGTTCGCCGTCGCCGTCCTCGCAGCCGGCTGGTGGCACCTGCGCTCCGACCCGACGAGTCGCACGTGGAGCGCCCTCGCGCCCGGGCTCCTGCTGACCTTCCTGCCGTCGCTGCCCCAGGCCCTGGAGGACCCGACGAGCCTGCGCGCGCTGCTGCTCGGCCTGGTCGCCGCCGCCTCCCTCGCCACCGGACTCGTCCTGCGGTGGGGAGCACCGGTCATCGCCGGAGCGGCGGTCCTGCTGGTGCTGGTCCTGGCGAACGTCGGCCCGACGGCCCTCGGGCTCCAGCGCTGGATCCTCATCGCGATCGCCGGGCTGATTCTGCTCGTGGTGGGTACCACGTGGGAGAAGCGAGTCGCCGAGGGACGCGCCCTGCTGGTGCGCATCGCGGCGCTGAGGTGA